The following proteins are encoded in a genomic region of Parus major isolate Abel chromosome 20, Parus_major1.1, whole genome shotgun sequence:
- the PRELID3B gene encoding PRELI domain containing protein 3B isoform X1 encodes MKIWTSEHVFDHPWETVMTAAMRKYPNPMNPSVVGVDVLDRHVDPSGKLHSHRLLSTEWGIPAIVKSLIGTCRTRTYVQEHSVVDPVKKTMELKSCNISFTNLVSVDERLVYKPHPHEPHKTILTQEAIISVKGVSLSSYLEGLMANTISSNAKKGREALEWVIKRLNAEIEEFAASARGTMRNSMAAAAFVEK; translated from the exons ATGAAGATCTGGACTTCGGAGCACGTGTTCGA TCACCCCTGGGAAACCGTGATGACAGCTGCCATGAGGAAATACCCCAACCCCATGAACCCCAGCGTGGTGGGAGTCGATGTCCTGGACAGACACGTGGATCCCAGCGGGAAGCTGCACAGCCACAGGCTCCTGAGCACAGAGTGGGGAATCCCGGCCATTGTGAAATCG ctcatTGGCACCTGCAGGACAAGGACGTACGTGCAGGAGCACTCTGTTGTTGACCCTGTGAAAAAAACAATGGAACTTAAATCCTGTAAT ATTTCATTTACAAACCTCGTGTCAGTAGATGAGAGGCTTGTCTATAAACCACACCCTCATGAACCACACAA aacCATTCTGACACAAGAAGCAATAATATCTGTAAAAGGTGTCAGTCTCAGCAGTTACCTAGAAGGGCTAATGGCAAACACAATTTCTTCCAATGCTAAAAAA GGCCGTGAAGCATTGGAATGGGTAATTAAAAGACTGAATGCTGAAATTGAAGAGTTTGCAGCTTCAGCAAGAGGAACCATGAGGAATtcaatggcagcagcagcatttgtaGAGAAATGA
- the PRELID3B gene encoding PRELI domain containing protein 3B isoform X2 produces the protein MTAAMRKYPNPMNPSVVGVDVLDRHVDPSGKLHSHRLLSTEWGIPAIVKSLIGTCRTRTYVQEHSVVDPVKKTMELKSCNISFTNLVSVDERLVYKPHPHEPHKTILTQEAIISVKGVSLSSYLEGLMANTISSNAKKGREALEWVIKRLNAEIEEFAASARGTMRNSMAAAAFVEK, from the exons ATGACAGCTGCCATGAGGAAATACCCCAACCCCATGAACCCCAGCGTGGTGGGAGTCGATGTCCTGGACAGACACGTGGATCCCAGCGGGAAGCTGCACAGCCACAGGCTCCTGAGCACAGAGTGGGGAATCCCGGCCATTGTGAAATCG ctcatTGGCACCTGCAGGACAAGGACGTACGTGCAGGAGCACTCTGTTGTTGACCCTGTGAAAAAAACAATGGAACTTAAATCCTGTAAT ATTTCATTTACAAACCTCGTGTCAGTAGATGAGAGGCTTGTCTATAAACCACACCCTCATGAACCACACAA aacCATTCTGACACAAGAAGCAATAATATCTGTAAAAGGTGTCAGTCTCAGCAGTTACCTAGAAGGGCTAATGGCAAACACAATTTCTTCCAATGCTAAAAAA GGCCGTGAAGCATTGGAATGGGTAATTAAAAGACTGAATGCTGAAATTGAAGAGTTTGCAGCTTCAGCAAGAGGAACCATGAGGAATtcaatggcagcagcagcatttgtaGAGAAATGA